The stretch of DNA GATCTATTTTAAGATGCAAATTGAGAAAAAATACACTTGCGTTTATACACAAAATATGTGATTTATTAGTTAGTTTGTTTATAGCAAATTCCTTACTAATGAGATGTTTTGAATATAAAAGCCGTATCAATTCATTTTGATGCGGTTTTTATGTATTAAGGCTTGTGTTTTTACACGTTTTGTGTAATATGTATTTAGTGTGATGTATATATTTCCTGTGAAAACAAAAGCCGCGTCTTTAAAGGACACGGCTTTTTTGTTAATTATTGCATATTTCCGTAGATTTGCTCTCTTAAACAAGCCAATCCTTTAGATGTAATCTTAGTTGACGGTACAGTTTTTTCTGTACCATCATTTTTTTGAATAGTAATGGCTGTGCAATCCATTAGTCCTTTTTGTATTTTATCTTGATAAGGTAATAATGGACCGCTTGGTACTCTTTTGTAAACCCAACCATATCTTCGTAAGTAATCTGATAAATCCTTAGGTCTTATTTCCAATATTTTTGCAGCATCTATAATACCAAACAAACCATCGGAACGCTTTAAACCATCAAGAGCTATTGCTTTTGGTTTTAACTCTGCAATTATGATATCTTTACGCTCATTTTCGTTTTTTAGATGAGTTAATACACCTAACATTACCTGCGGACTTGAGTAATCGATTTGCTGTGATGTTGAAACTTGCTTTTCTAATTCCTGCCAACGGTCAATTATTTTTGCTCGTAAAGCGGTGCTGTAACCTGAAACGAGGATTAAGCATTCACGCTTTGGAAGGTTGTAACAAGGGCGGGTTTCACCTTTTGCATCAACATAAGTTCCGATGAAATCAACCAATCCAAATTTGGATCCGTTAAGTTCTTCAAGCATTTTCTTGATATCACGCATAATATGCGCATGTTGCTTACCACATAACTCTGCGATTTCACGACTAGACATAGTTTGAATACTATCATCTATGTTGATTTGATTTACGTTTGTTAAATTTGTTTGATTTATATCGATTAAGGATTGCGGCATCTTTTTTTCCTAAAAATTTAATAAAAGTTAAAAAGAAGGCGCCCCCGCCGCGCCCGCACGTTATTTAAGCAGCTTCGTTTATGCTATGCACATTATCAAAATCAGGTCTATAAGCTTTCAAAAGAGACGCTATTGAGTAAATTGGTTCTGAACGACCAAACTCTGTAATGATTGCTAAAATTTTTGTAAAATTAGGCATTTCGTTTTGTAATTTTAAAACCAAAACCTTTTCTAAATCTGCCATTAATTCCACTAAAGCATTGCTATATTCGTCTTCAGTATAATCAGTGTTAACTTCTTTACACACTGCCATCCACAAATCACATAAGAAATCAGTGGTTATTTTTATTTCGTTTTTTTCCATTTTAATGCTTTCTATTGGTTAGAAATTTTTGATTGACAACCCATAAGGGCGCCGGGCGCTCAAAACACGGCCAATAGTCCGTCGCTATACTTTTCCCTCGCGAAGGGTATTGTATGGCATAGCTACACCCGACATAACCATTATACGCTCTTAAAGCATAAAAGAAAGTCAGTATTTTAAAGAAATGGGAGAAACCTTTTCGTGGTTTATCCGCTATTGGTCAGTGTTTTGATCACTTGCCAACCTTAATAAACGACCTTTTCTTTAAAGTCAATACGTATTTTTTATTTTTTCACTTTTTTTCATTTTGATAAATACCTAATTGAATATCAAGCGCTTTTTCTAGTTCACTGTCTATATCATAAGCTTGTGAATAACATTTCTCATCATCGTTTGTACGTTTTTTGATTTTCCTATTTACCTCATCTATCAAAGGTTCATAACTCAATACGCTTCTTGGTAAATCACCACCGTATATCCACGCTTTCACTTGCGCTTTGGTACTATAATCAACATTTGAAGGCATCTCTTGATACTGCCCACCATCGAATTCCTCGTATTCTCTTGATCCATCTTCGTATTCATACAAGTTGTAAAAATACTCTGCCACCCCTAATCCCCATGGTGCATATCCAACCGCTGTTGCAACAAATTTCTTTTGAATAGGCTGTTTACGTTTTTTTAAAAACATCTGGTTTAATATCCCCTTGCTTAAATCCATAACTTTACCAATGGATTTATTTACCTCGAAATGGGCTGTACAGAAGCGTTTTTAATTTCGATATGGTTTACACCATAAAATATCCAAATCGCTCTGTACGGTACCTTTTTGTCGATTTAAACGCATATCTAATCCAATATGAATACCAAACTTCACTAATTTGCTGTTTGCTTTTCAATTCCTTTTAAAACCTCTTCTAATCCCTTCGAAGGCTTTTCCATGCGTTCTGATGTGATTACAACCTTTTGATCCGTTGCCTTGATCTCTGGCTTTTCAAGATTCTTGAGAATGCGATTGGCTTGGTAGCGAATATCGCTTTCAAGTTTTTCGCAATAGCGATAAAAATCCGCTGTTGATGGCATAAAGGTTGCGTTTAAACCCTCTGCTTTACCTTTCAAAGCGTTCTTTGTTGCTGTTTGCAATACCCAGCTGCTTATGCCTTCAAGAGTGTAGAGATACGCAAGTGCTGTCGCTTTCTCATCTGATCCCATGGGGCTCTTAAGTCCATTTGAAAGGACAAGATACGTTGTTTGAATTTCTTCTTCGGTTGCTTTCTTTTCAAGCTTTTGTAACGCATCATGGACTAATGAGGTAACTCTCTCCGCTTCTGCAATCAATGGCTTTTGCCCCGTTTTCCAATGGAATGGTGGTTCGGTTATCATCCTCGAATAAAAATTTGTACACACTGTCTGAATTTTTAATATTGGACATGTGCTGTGCAACTCGATAACTCCATCCACGCTGCTGTTCTGTTTTTTCAGTGATTGGCTTTCCATAAATTTTTCCTTTCTGTAAATCTTCAATTGCTCTTCGCACCCAATTACGCCACGTTGCTTGCCAATCGATTTTGGTTGCATTTGCTCCAGCTTTTGAACGCCAGTAATCTCTAAATTTTGCGATTTCGACTTTGATACGCTCTGGAGGCAAGCCTTCGTTGATTGCAAAATCGTAATCGGGTTCAAAATCCGCAGGCAATCGACAGCCTCGATTAGCTTTTGACCGCTTGGCTCTTTTGAGAACGCTTGCTTGCTCGTGAATGAGAGGTTGGTTTTCTGATGTCGTTGCGTTTTGATCTGATTGGCTTTCAATCGCATCAACCTCGAGTGACGCTTCAATCAAATCCGTTGTTTCTAAATCTTCAAATTCAGTTTCTTTTTTTGATAATACGATAGTATTATTTTTTTTATTATATATGTGATTGTGGTTGTGGTTGTGATTGGCATCATCTAGCATTGCATAAGCATTGCTTGTAGCATTGCTTGTAGCATTGCTTGTAGCATCATAAGCATCATGCTTAATATCACAAGCATCTTTTGGATTTTTATCCCATCTTGCCTTCGCTGCTTTCTGCGCTCTCTCTGAAAATTTGTTTAAATTTTCATTTGAGTTGTTTAGTTCCTCTTCAACTTGTAAACTCCATAAGCGACCATCTTCTAAACAAATGATCTTCTTATCACGTAATAAAAACTCTAACGCTTTATTAAAAACCTTTTTTGAACAGCCCGCGCTATGTGCCAATTTGTCTTGATCATAAAAAATGGGTTCTCCACTTTTACGCATGTGCCATTTTAATGTAACGTATGTTGCTATTTGAAAGGCTTTCATGCCATTCGTTTCTGCAAGACAATCCGAAGGAAAGCTGCGAACCCAAGCCAACTTAGTTGACATGTATTGCCTCCTCTCTTTTCTTACTCCACCTTGCTAAAGCGGCTTTTGAAGCGTTTTTTGAAGCTTTATCTATTGTCTCAAAATCAAAGGCTACTGACTTATGCCATAAGCTGCCATTCTCTAAACGCGTGATATGACCAGTGCTGATTAAACTCTCTAACGCCTTTTGAAACGTTTTCACTGAACACCCACACCAACTCGATAAATAAGACGCATTATTTATAAGAGGCGCTTTCCTATCATTCATTAGCAATACAAGTGTTGTATAAACAGCCTTCTCGGTCGCTTTTAAGCCCATAAGATCTTTTAAAAACTGATCTGTACTAAACTTTACCCACGCCACTTTATTACTGGACATCACTCTAAGATCTCCTTCTCTTTAACCAAATATAAAATTGCTAAAGCATCCGCTTCATTATCATCACAAGGCACATGCCCTTTCGAACGCATTGCCTCTATCATCTCTTCTTTCGACGCATTCCCCTTCCCCGTCGTCGCTTTCTTAATCGTACTTACGGGTATCCCCTCATACGGTATCTCATGATCTTCACACCACGCCGTTAATGCTGCTAATAAACCACCGTAAACATGCGCTGCATCGGTTCCAACATGACGCCTCACCTCTTCAAAATACACCGCGTCAATATCACCTGCTGTATGCTTTATCTCATTAAGCCATTGCTTAAAGCGTAAATAACGCATTCCCCCGCCTTCAAAACGACGGGGTTGCAAACTCATCGTACCACTGAATATATGACCATTTCCCCCTCGTATCGCCCACCCCATCTTCGTACCTAGATCAAAACAAAGAATCGTGTTAATCACCGCACCACTCCATACAAAACGTATTTTATAAGATTGTTTTTTTCTGAAAATGAAGGAAAGAAGGGTGTATAGAATATGGAAATACCACTTGATATACTCAGTAGTATCATCTCTGCTCTCATTGGTAGTACGATCTCGTTTTTGCTGTCATGGTGTGTGAGAAACGCAGACCTAAAAAGAGCAGAGAAAACTCGACGAGAAGATTTATGCAATGTAGAAAAACAGTTTAACCATTTAGAAGACCAAAATAAATCATTGCAAAAGCAAGCTACATTAGCAGAAAAACACGTCAATTTTTTACTAAAAACAAAAGAAGAGCTGGATTTAGGACCATCGCTACTTTTTAAGCCTAATAGCCCCACTCCAGATGAAGATGACCCTAATAATGGCCCCATCAGTATAATAGTACGTATCATAAATCCTACCGAACGAATAATTCAAATGGATAATATCTGGATAGATAAAAAGTGCCCTTTCGAATTTTATAAGATAAAGTGTTGTCCTCCTAGACTTAGTCAAACGATAGAAATTTATCCAACATCATCAAAGCACATTAATCTTATAAATCCTAAAACTAAACCACAAATACTATTTAATGGATACACTGTTGCTCCATTTAACATCGACCCAAGAGAAGAAATTAAATGGGAGATTTTTATCCTGCCCCAAAATTTAGATAAAGCAGCTTCTCCACTCTTCATTTTAGAACACACCTCATCAAATCATCCCCAAAAAACAATGAAGTCTATTTTTTGGACACATTTCGTCGGTTGTTTTTCAGGCTAAGCTCATCCTCTAAATCCCATATTATTTTGTTTTTTTCGTCTATCTCATCTCTCAATTCTTGTGTCAGTTTAAACCAGTAATAAACTTGATAGAGCAGATAAAAATTAGTAGCCATAAAAATAGCTGTAGGTATCATTGCCATCTCTCTCTCCTCACTTACTTTTCTTCTTATTTTTATGAGACTTTTCTTTTACAGATTCACCACGCTGCTTAAGCTCTTGTGTAAGTTTTTCTATTTCTTCACCACGTGATTTAGCTTCTGCTTCAAGGGTATCTATAATTTCGTTTTTTCGTTGTAATTTTTTTCTGTACTCGTCTCTAGTTTCTTTAAGTCTCTTAATTTCCTCTTCATATTTTTCTACATTCTCATCATATCCACTAATGATCTCTCTAATTTCTTCGCGTTCTTTTTTTAAAGCCCTAGCTGCAAATTCTTCATCTTCAATCTTCCTTTTTAAGCGCCTTAACTTGATCTCGATAATACAAAGCAAAACGAAACATCACTCCGCATAAAAGCAATGCTCCAAACACCACACACACAACTATCGCTATCATTTCATTTAAACTCATTTTGATCTCCTTAATGCTGCAAAGTCTCGCCGGTGTGATCAACACCGCGGCTCTTGCAAATTTTCGACAATGGGGAGCGTTGCTCTTGCATTAATGACTGCAAACGCTCGGGATAAAAAAAATCTTCGGGACGCAAATCTATCCCATGATCACGCGCATAGGTTAATAATTTTTGTTGGTGTTTTGCTGGGATAAAATCATGCCATCTAGAAACAGATGACACATCTCTTTGCACTATAACTGCTACAGTTTTTAAGCCACCTAAATATTTTATAATTAATCTCGCAGGCATATGTAATCTCCATAACAGTGCAATAAATAATTGCGTTTTATGCACAAGTCAACAAAATTATGCGTTTTTGTCATTTTTACACATTTGCATAAAAATATATTTTCAAGGATTATACAAACTATGGAACAAGATATTCAGTCCAAACTTAAGCTATGGATTAAAGAGCGTCTTAAAGAACGAGGACACGGCGCACAAACATTATTAGCATTACATTTAGAGCTACACCCGTCAGCAGTGAATCGCATGCTTAATACCTATCAGAATGGGAAAACGCGAGATATAACAATAGATGAACTAGTGAAAATTTCTGAATTTTTTAATGAACCTCCACCCAGTTTTTATAAAGAAGTAGACTTGGATTTTATGAAAATATGTGCATCGCTTGATCCAGTCGACAAAGAAGCGGTGCTTGATTTTCTTGAATTATTAAAAAAATTAAAAACAAAATAAGTAAGAATTAACTGCTCTTTTTCATTAAATAATGAGAAAACAGATTCTATTTTTTTATCTATATCGCTCATAAACATCTCCTAAATTGTGGATAGCGCATAAATTAATTATATATTTTAAGATTTATTTTTGCGTTTTATGCAAAATTTTAGTTGACTTGTGCATAAAATACAATTATCACAGCACCATACCCCGAAAAAAAAATCCTATGTCAAGGCGTTTTTTTCAAAATGTATTTAAATATTTGATAATGGAGGCGTTTATGGAAAAACCAGTGTTTATAAATTCTGATGAAATTCTCTTAGTCATCTGCGAAAATGAAGAACAAAATCTCGCTAAATCTGGCCCGTTCTTAGAAGAAAAGGACATGATCAAATTTATCGACCAAGCCGATAATGCTGTTCAAATCTTCCGTGTGGAACCAACAACTAATCGTTGTGAAGATATTTCTGAAGATCTTGCCGAATGCTATCTTAAAGAACGTGAAGAACAGTGCTTCAATGGAAACATACCTCACGACTTTGTTCTACACAGCTCCGCATACGATTTTTTTTTAGAAGAAATCGAACAGCAGCGATATGAAGATGAAACTTACGGTACTTATGAACAGCAGCACCGTCTAACTCTTTCGGATGTCATTCCAAACTACCCATCCTATACACACTATAGAGGGCGTTTTTAAGAACGCCCCTTCTCTCATCAAGATTGGTAATTAAAAGAGATCATAAAAATGGATAATCCTATCACTATTACAAATAACACCATTAACGAAGAAAGCGTTCAAACAGTCAACGCACGTGAATTGCATGCCTTTTTAGAAGTAGGTAAACATTTCTCTACTTGGATTAAAGACCGCATCAAAAAATATAACTTATTAGAAAATAAGGATTATTTAGTTTTACCCAATTTTGGGGAAAACCTCCAAGGTGGTCGTCCTTCTAAAGATTATGCTCTCACTCTAAACGTAGCCAAAGAACTTTCTATGATTGAGAACAATAAGAAAGGTAGAGAGGCCCGTTTATACTTTATCGAATGTGAGCGGCGTGCAAAGCAGGCAGCAATACCACAACAAATCGACTATTCAAGTCCAAAAGCTATGATGGGCTTTTTGAATTACCTACAAGGACAAATAAATCAACAAGATACTATCATTGAATATTTAAAACCAAAAGCAATGGCTTTGGAAAGCTTGCAACGCTCTGATGGGCTCTTCGGTCTTACTGAAGCTGCTAAAATTCTCGAAATGCAACCAAAACAGTTCATTCAGTTCCTACAGAAAAAAGGATGGGTGTATCGACGCACTTTCGGGGCTCCTTTGTTGCCTTATCAAGATAAAATCCAAAAAGGTCTTATGGATTGTCCTACACACACTGTTCAAACCGAAAATGGAACAGAAAAAGTCATTCCTTCAGCAAAAATTACAACAAAAGGCATGGGGGTGCTGTCTCAAGAAATGAAACGACAAAACATGCATTAAGAGGAGGTTATTATGATAAAAAAGAAATACGAACTGACCGATGAAGTGGATGAAGTTGGCGGACACACGCTTTACCGCATACGTGCATTAAAAGATTTTGGATATGTCAAAAAAGGTGACCTTGGTGGTTTTATACAAAAAGAGAGCAACTTAAGCCATAAGGGAGACTGTTGGATTTTTGGCAATGCACAAGTTTATGATAATGCCAAAGTTTATGGTGATGCGCGGATTTATGGGAATGCACTCGTTTCTGAAAATGCACAAGTTTCCGATTATGCCGAAGTTGGTGGTTCTTCTGTTAGAGATAATGCCAAAATTTATGGCTATGCACGGATTTATGAAAATTCTGTTATAGGGGGGAGTGTACACGTTTACGGAAATGCTAAAATTTATAATCAAGCATATATTCGCTGTCGTGTAGACATTGCTGGAGATTGTAAAATTAGTGGATCCACCGTGATCTTAGATCGTGAGAAGCAATAAACCATGGAAAAAAAAATACGAACTTACTGATGAAACTCTATAGCCTTAAGAGATAGGCTTCTAATAACCAAATAACCATTTTTCAAAACAAGCGTGGTTCACGCCACGGGTGCATCATACGTAAAATAAGGAAACAATAATGACAAATTCTCCTTTAACAACAATGGCAAGCAAATATGGCTTTTCTCATGAGCAATTCCGTAAAACAATTATTAAAACATGTATCAATCATAATTTCTCTGATGAAGAATTCGCTGCTTTTATATCGGTGGCAAATACTTATGGGCTTAACCCATTAACAAAAGAAATCTACGCACTCCCTAAAAGAGGTGGCGGCATTATCCCTGTTGTCTCTATTGATGGCTGGATTAAGATCATTAAATCTAATCCTCAATTTGATGGTATGACCTTTCAAGATCAACTCGATAAAGACGGTAATATCATTGCCATTAAATGCGCTATTCGTCTCAAAGGTATTCAAGACCCTATCGAAGTCACCGAATATTTAAATGAATGCAAACAAAAAAGTGACACTTGGCAAAAATACCCCGCTCGTATGTTACGTCATAAAGCAACTATACAATGCGCTCGCTATGCTTTTGGTTTTTCTGGCATTTATGAAGAAGATGAAGCAGCGCGTATCAATGAAGCAAGCCGGAATACACAAATACAATTTGTTTCTCATACCATGCTCGAACAAATCAAACTGTTAATTAAAGAAACACAAACGAATGAAAATATTCTTCTCTCTTACGCAAATGTCGAAAACATAACAGATCTGTCTTGTGAAAAAGCACAAGAGATTTTAGAGCTATTGGAAAAAAAGCAAAATATTCAAAAAGAAAGAGCTCTACAATCTCACCCGCAACAAGAGCAAATAGACGCGCCTATACAAGATGCCGAATATATTCATATCCAAGATATCGAATATGCACCAACTCAACAACAAACGGCGGTGTGAGATGGAACAAAGAACAGCACAATGGTTTCAAGCACGGTTAGGAAAAGTCACCGCTTCAAACGTTTATAACGTTATTAGTAAAACAGCAAAGGGAACCCCTACAAGTAAGTATGAAGATTACAAAATCAAACTTATGACAGAGCGTTTAACGGGTGAAATAAGCCAATCTTATCCAACGCCGGCTATGCAATGGGGCATTGAACATGAAGAAGATGCTCTAAAAGAATATGCATTCATTTATGATACAGAAATCACTCAATGTGGTTTTATCCAACACCCCACAATCAAAATGGCGGGGGCTAGCCCTGATGGGCTTATTGGTGAAAACGGTTTAATCGAAATCAAATGCCCACAATCAATCAACCATTTACGCTTTTGTATAGATGATGAGATCAAACCAGAATATCATGCGCAAATGCAATTCCAAATGGCTTGTACGGAACGTCAATGGTGTGATTTTATCAGTTATGACCCACGCTTTACCGGAGTTTCATCTCACTTGCGTATGAAAATCAAACGCATCTACCGTGATGACAAACAAATTGAACAGATTAATCAAGCGGTCGAAGCTTTTTTAGCAGAAATAGAACAAGAGATACAAAGAATCTCTACAAAAGCCGCTTGAAACTATGGGGGTGCTTATCCTCACCAATGCCTCCTAGCACCCCCACCCTTTAATTATTATAAATAAGAAGGATTTCTTTAAATGAATGAAGAAAAATTAACAGAATCAATAGAAAAAGTAAGTATATTTGAACGGGCTTTATTATCAATGCGCTTGCAAAGACTCGTCAATATACAAGATCTTTCAATTTATCTTGGAATGTCTATGACGTGCATTAGAGAGCTTGTAAAAGATGGAAATTTCCCTAAACCAATAAAAGAAGGGCGATATTTAAAATGGGATATCGTTGAAATTGACCGCTATATTGAAAGCAAAAAAGCCGAAAGAAACTCTATAGAGATACCACCACTATCGTAAACAATCAACGCCCAGTCACAAAAGATGACCACTGTTCTAAAAGAACACGACGCTGTTCTAAAAAATCAGTCCTCATATAAGCTTTTGTGACTGAATTCCCCACTGAATGAGACAACGTAAATTCCGCAATTTCAAATGATGTTGATGTTGTCTCTGCTATCCAATCACGAAGACTAGATCTGAATCCGTGTGGTCGATATGCAATCCCTCTATCTTTCATAAATTTAGAAAGTGTCATATCCGATATAGGATTTCCAGAGTTTCCAACAAACAAAAATCCATTTTTTTCGATTGTTT from Bartonella tribocorum CIP 105476 encodes:
- a CDS encoding Rha family transcriptional regulator, translated to MPQSLIDINQTNLTNVNQINIDDSIQTMSSREIAELCGKQHAHIMRDIKKMLEELNGSKFGLVDFIGTYVDAKGETRPCYNLPKRECLILVSGYSTALRAKIIDRWQELEKQVSTSQQIDYSSPQVMLGVLTHLKNENERKDIIIAELKPKAIALDGLKRSDGLFGIIDAAKILEIRPKDLSDYLRRYGWVYKRVPSGPLLPYQDKIQKGLMDCTAITIQKNDGTEKTVPSTKITSKGLACLREQIYGNMQ
- a CDS encoding DUF1376 domain-containing protein, which produces MSTKLAWVRSFPSDCLAETNGMKAFQIATYVTLKWHMRKSGEPIFYDQDKLAHSAGCSKKVFNKALEFLLRDKKIICLEDGRLWSLQVEEELNNSNENLNKFSERAQKAAKARWDKNPKDACDIKHDAYDATSNATSNATSNAYAMLDDANHNHNHNHIYNKKNNTIVLSKKETEFEDLETTDLIEASLEVDAIESQSDQNATTSENQPLIHEQASVLKRAKRSKANRGCRLPADFEPDYDFAINEGLPPERIKVEIAKFRDYWRSKAGANATKIDWQATWRNWVRRAIEDLQKGKIYGKPITEKTEQQRGWSYRVAQHMSNIKNSDSVYKFLFEDDNRTTIPLENGAKAIDCRSGESYLISP
- a CDS encoding DUF1376 domain-containing protein; translated protein: MSSNKVAWVKFSTDQFLKDLMGLKATEKAVYTTLVLLMNDRKAPLINNASYLSSWCGCSVKTFQKALESLISTGHITRLENGSLWHKSVAFDFETIDKASKNASKAALARWSKKREEAIHVN
- a CDS encoding crossover junction endodeoxyribonuclease RuvC yields the protein MINTILCFDLGTKMGWAIRGGNGHIFSGTMSLQPRRFEGGGMRYLRFKQWLNEIKHTAGDIDAVYFEEVRRHVGTDAAHVYGGLLAALTAWCEDHEIPYEGIPVSTIKKATTGKGNASKEEMIEAMRSKGHVPCDDNEADALAILYLVKEKEILE
- a CDS encoding helix-turn-helix transcriptional regulator; translation: MEQDIQSKLKLWIKERLKERGHGAQTLLALHLELHPSAVNRMLNTYQNGKTRDITIDELVKISEFFNEPPPSFYKEVDLDFMKICASLDPVDKEAVLDFLELLKKLKTK
- a CDS encoding phage antirepressor Ant, which gives rise to MDNPITITNNTINEESVQTVNARELHAFLEVGKHFSTWIKDRIKKYNLLENKDYLVLPNFGENLQGGRPSKDYALTLNVAKELSMIENNKKGREARLYFIECERRAKQAAIPQQIDYSSPKAMMGFLNYLQGQINQQDTIIEYLKPKAMALESLQRSDGLFGLTEAAKILEMQPKQFIQFLQKKGWVYRRTFGAPLLPYQDKIQKGLMDCPTHTVQTENGTEKVIPSAKITTKGMGVLSQEMKRQNMH
- the bet gene encoding phage recombination protein Bet, whose translation is MTNSPLTTMASKYGFSHEQFRKTIIKTCINHNFSDEEFAAFISVANTYGLNPLTKEIYALPKRGGGIIPVVSIDGWIKIIKSNPQFDGMTFQDQLDKDGNIIAIKCAIRLKGIQDPIEVTEYLNECKQKSDTWQKYPARMLRHKATIQCARYAFGFSGIYEEDEAARINEASRNTQIQFVSHTMLEQIKLLIKETQTNENILLSYANVENITDLSCEKAQEILELLEKKQNIQKERALQSHPQQEQIDAPIQDAEYIHIQDIEYAPTQQQTAV
- a CDS encoding lambda exonuclease family protein gives rise to the protein MEQRTAQWFQARLGKVTASNVYNVISKTAKGTPTSKYEDYKIKLMTERLTGEISQSYPTPAMQWGIEHEEDALKEYAFIYDTEITQCGFIQHPTIKMAGASPDGLIGENGLIEIKCPQSINHLRFCIDDEIKPEYHAQMQFQMACTERQWCDFISYDPRFTGVSSHLRMKIKRIYRDDKQIEQINQAVEAFLAEIEQEIQRISTKAA
- a CDS encoding helix-turn-helix transcriptional regulator; this encodes MNEEKLTESIEKVSIFERALLSMRLQRLVNIQDLSIYLGMSMTCIRELVKDGNFPKPIKEGRYLKWDIVEIDRYIESKKAERNSIEIPPLS